One window of the Psilocybe cubensis strain MGC-MH-2018 chromosome 12, whole genome shotgun sequence genome contains the following:
- a CDS encoding Dihydroxyacetone kinase 1, with amino-acid sequence MNTKHLYNSAEGLVLKSLRGAVALNPNVILHEPSKTVYTPIHSPHKQVAVISGGGSGHEPAHAGYTGKGMLAACIAGDIFASPSAKQILKGIGLASSPNSFPQSQKPPAKDLSDSSAPEGSLKPQLDVLAIINNYTGDILNFGLAIEKARGTMPGTRIESVVVADDVSLLPQNRQHALQDSGSGTTNKLVGPRGLGANILVCKILGALAERGASLDVVKAMGDAVVGNLYSIGVGLEHCHVPGHLTEKNRALGKGECEVGLGLHNEPGVRRREIGSPAELIGEMFEMLFRSGARGKEGGIMKGTDEMKLQAECKEGTVLFINNLGGMSQLEMGAVVDDVLQRLALYSIRPKRLYCSSYMTSLNAPGFSISILNLPGTSNAFRSNLGGRISSEESEITVEELLDMPTDAYAWVGARNSWPAHGTDGLGTSHSDHLGSTTNLSSTNDSSIPIRPTDVVDIEESPAGRNDRIQNAIRGACLRVIEIHEQLTEFDTVVGDGDCGDTFKAGALAIMNALDNGSLKIQKYMDSVIYGIAEIIEDVMGGTIGALLAIFLQALAVSVTQDRVEHPNSEVRWGYALQYAKDTLSRYTPAEVGDRTIVDALGPFCATMAHTIVAGANDSSATVEDTNSKDNTWKSLIAMLVEATKQARIGAEKTRGMAAHLGRAAYVASASSSTSTSAGAVELPPDPGAWGVCAILEGFLDGLRT; translated from the exons ATGAACACGAAACATCTATACAATTCCGCTGAAGGCCTCGTCCTCAAGTCTCTGCGCGGTGCTGTAGCTCTGAACCCAAACGTAATCCT TCACGAACCTTCGAAAACAGTGTATACCCCTATCCATTCTCCTCACAAGCAAGTTGCAGTTATATCAGGTGGTGGATCCGGTCATGAGCCTGCACATGCTGGCTACACCGGCAAGGGCATGCTGGCTGCATGCATCGCAGGCGACATCTTTGCCAGTCCCAGTGCAAAGCAGATTTTGAAAGGAATTGGACTCGCGTCTTCTCCAAACTCTTTCCCCCAATCCCAAAAGCCTCCCGCCAAAGATCTATCAGATAGTTCCGCCCCTGAAGGGAGCTTGAAACCTCAGCTGGACGTCCTCGCAATCATCAACAATTATACTGGAGATATTCTCAATTTCGGACTGGCAATCGAAAAGGCCCGCGGCACCATGCCGGGAACGAGAATTGAAAGCGTCGTTGTGGCAGATGACGTCTCCCTTCTCCCTCAAAACCGTCAACACGCCCTTCAGGATAGTGGTTCTGGCACAACGAACAAGCTTGTCGGGCCTCGCGGACTCGGTGCTAATATCCTCGTCTGCAAGATTCTCGGTGCTTTAGCTGAGCGTGGTGCGTCTCTTGATGTTGTGAAAGCCATGGGGGATGCAGTGGTTGGAAATTTATACAGTATCGGAGTCGGACTGGAGCATTGTCATGTCCCAGGACATTTAACCGAGAAAAATCGCGCCCTGGGAAAGGGGGAATGCGAAGTCGGATTAGGGCTACACAATGAACCCGGAGTACGTAGGAGGGAGATAGGGTCACCGGCAGAATTGATAGGGGAGATGTTCGAGATGCTGTTCCGGTCGGGAGCACGGGGAAAGGAGGGTGGAATCATGAAAGGAACTGACGAAATGAAGTTACAGGCAGAGTGTAAAGAAGGAACTGTGCTTTTCATCAACAACCTTGGTGGGATGTCGCAGTTAGAGATGGGTGCTGTGGTGGATGATGTCCTCCAAAGACTTG CACTATATTCAATTCGACCGAAAAGACTGTACTGTTCGTCGTATATGACTTCGCTTAACGCTCCCGGGTTTTCTATCTCCATCCTCAACCTTCCCGGTACTTCAAACGCCTTTCGATCGAATCTTGGCGGTCGGATTTCGTCAGAGGAGAGCGAAATTACCGTCGAAGAACTACTTGACATGCCAACCGATGCATACGCGTGGGTGGGGGCTCGTAACAGTTGGCCAGCGCATGGGACTGACGGTTTGGGGACCTCCCATTCTGATCATTTGGGATCTACGACAAATTTATCGAGCACTAATGACTCTAGTATACCCATTCGCCCTACAGATGTCGTCGATATCGAGGAGAGTCCTGCTGGAAGAAATGATAGGATTCAGAATGCGATACGGGGCGCTTGTTTGAGGGTCATAGAGATCCACGAACAGCTGACGGAATTCGATACCGTTGTCGGTGATGGTGACTGTGGGGACACGTTCAAGGCTGGTGCACTCG CTATCATGAACGCTCTCGACAATGGTTCACTCAAGATCCAGAAATATATGGATTCGGTCATCTATGGAATTGCTGAAATTATAGAAGATGTGATGGGAGGGACCATTGGTGCTT TGCTTGCTATTTTTCTCCAGGCTCTTGCTGTGTCAGTGACGCAAGACCGTGTAGAACATCCAAACTCGGAGGTTCGATGGGGGTACGCGTTGCAATACGCCAAGGACACTTTATCACGATACACACCAGCTGAGGTAGGAGATCGCACAATCGTCGATGCTTTGGGCCCGTTCTGTGCGACCATGGCACATACCATCGTTGCTGGAGCAAATGACTCCAGTGCGACCGTGGAAGATACTAACAGCAAGGACAACACATGGAAAAGCTTGATAGCTATGCTAGTGGAAGCAACAAAGCAGGCGCGTATAGGAGCTGAGAAGACTAGGGGGATGGCTGCTCATTTGGGACGAGCAGCATA